The nucleotide window ACGACGGCGGCGTCTTCTTCTTCAACGACTGCCCGGCGAACGAACGGACGATACGCGAGGGCGTCCTCCCGCCGTCGGCCAATTGCGACCGTTGTCACCCGCCGCTCACCGGAGCGGAGGAGTGAGGTGAACTAGCGCTATGTCGCCGTACTTCAACTACGAGCCGCCGCGCTACCGTACCGCTTTGGACATTGTACTCGACGAGGAATTCCCGCCGGTGGCGCGGTGCCGCCTTCTCTCCGAGGGGATAAAGCCGTACCACCGGCTGGCGCTGGCCGAGGCCGAGATAGCGGGCGACAAGGGGTGCGTCGGCTGCGGCAATTGCGTCGACTCCTGTCCCATCCTCCGCCGCGAGCCGGAGCGCCTCCAGAAGACCGAGCAGCGAACGTCGATGGCGTTGGAGTCCATCGTCGGCGAGGACTGCGAGCAGTGCTACGCCTGCATCCTGGCCTGCCCGCAGGTGGAGACGAACTTAAAGGACTTCGTCGTGGATACGCGCGTCCCGGAGGTCATAGCGCCGTCGAAGACTATGACTTTTTTGGATAAATACTTAATGGCCGTGGTGGCGATAGCCATCGGCGTTTTACTCGGCCTGTTTTTGCGCACCTAGGCGGGGGATACCCCGCGACGAGGCCAGCCGAGGAGGATATACCGGTGGAAGAGGTCGAAAAGGTAACTATCAGCATAATGGGCCGGGAGTACCGCGTACCCGCGGGCCTTACCATCCTGCAGGCCATGGAGTTATCCGGTTATCAACTGGTGCGGGGCGTGGGGTGCCGCGGCGGCGTGTGCGGCGCCTGCTCGGCGATGTACCGCATCGCCGGCGACTACCGCCTTAAATCCGGCCTCGCGTGCCAGACCGTCGTCGAGGACGATATGGAACTGGTCCAGCTGCCGTTCTATCCGGCCAATAAGGCCGTGTACGACGTCGAGACGACCGTCCCCACCGAAAAGACGCTTTTGGAACATTATCCCGAGATCGCCCGGTGCATGGGCTGTAATTCGTGCACGCTGATTTGTCCTCAGAACCTCGAGGTTATGGAGTATATATCGGCGGCGCTCCGCGGCGACGTCGAGAAGGTGGCCCGGCTCTCGTTCGAGTGCATACTGTGCCGGCTGTGCGCGACGCGCTGCCCGGCGGACGAGGTGCAGCCTTTCGTCGCGATTCTGGCGCGTCGCCTTTACGGCCGTCACCTGGCGCCGGCCTCGCCCCACGTCGCCAAACGCGTCGGCGAAATCGGGGAAGGCCGGTTCGACGACCAACTGAGCGAAATGAAGAAGAAAAGTAAGGACGAGCTG belongs to bacterium and includes:
- a CDS encoding 4Fe-4S dicluster domain-containing protein, with translation MSPYFNYEPPRYRTALDIVLDEEFPPVARCRLLSEGIKPYHRLALAEAEIAGDKGCVGCGNCVDSCPILRREPERLQKTEQRTSMALESIVGEDCEQCYACILACPQVETNLKDFVVDTRVPEVIAPSKTMTFLDKYLMAVVAIAIGVLLGLFLRT
- a CDS encoding 4Fe-4S dicluster domain-containing protein, whose amino-acid sequence is MEEVEKVTISIMGREYRVPAGLTILQAMELSGYQLVRGVGCRGGVCGACSAMYRIAGDYRLKSGLACQTVVEDDMELVQLPFYPANKAVYDVETTVPTEKTLLEHYPEIARCMGCNSCTLICPQNLEVMEYISAALRGDVEKVARLSFECILCRLCATRCPADEVQPFVAILARRLYGRHLAPASPHVAKRVGEIGEGRFDDQLSEMKKKSKDELREMYKARDIEPQ